In Xylanivirga thermophila, a single genomic region encodes these proteins:
- a CDS encoding glycoside hydrolase family 3 C-terminal domain-containing protein, translating to MDKSMEDVPLYKDTTKDFEERVEDLVKHLSLEEKVSQLVYNASAISSLGIPEYNWWNECIHGVARAGVATVFPQAIGMAASFNQDLVYKVAVAISDEGRAKYHEFTRQGDRGIYKGLTFWSPNINIFRDPRWGRGQETYGEDPYLTGRMGVAFVKGLQGDHPKYLKTVATPKHYAVHSGPESLRHEFNAKVNKKDMYETYLPAFKETVKEGKAYSIMGAYNRTNDEPCCASPTLLQKILRDDWGFEGFVVSDCGAIEDIYEPHKVASSPEEAAAMAFKNGCDLCCGKIFKNLLKAIQEGLITEEEVDVSVKRLFMARFKLGMFDPEEEVPYTQIPYEVNNCNEHIQLALDTARESMVLLKNEGNLLPLSKTLGTIAVIGPNAQSQKILLGNYSGTPSEYVTVLDGIRRKVSPDTKVLYAEGCELANTSEGYWGAKPTKGFAEAIAAAERADAVIMCMGISPALEGEEGEVAESDGGGDRTKLDLPGLQEELLKTIYSLGKPVVLVILNGSPLSINWAQENIPAILEAWYPGEQGGNAVADVIFGDYNPAGRLPVTFVKSLDDIPPFTDYNMKGRTYRFMEKESLYPFGYGLSYTTFEYSNLRLNSDIIKVGEGINVKVDVENVGFIAGDEVVQLYLKDIEASVDVPIWELRGVKRIHLGPSEKKTIEFNIAPRQMALIDEQGRCLLEPGQFRVYVGGQQPDKRSEVLTGKKVLSCEFEVKGGILEMEY from the coding sequence GAATGTATACATGGTGTTGCTAGGGCAGGAGTAGCTACTGTTTTTCCTCAAGCTATTGGAATGGCAGCCTCTTTTAATCAGGATCTTGTATATAAAGTAGCCGTAGCTATATCTGATGAAGGTAGGGCAAAATATCATGAATTTACCCGCCAAGGGGATCGTGGTATATATAAGGGACTGACTTTTTGGTCTCCTAATATAAATATATTTCGTGATCCACGTTGGGGAAGGGGACAAGAAACTTATGGAGAAGATCCATATCTTACAGGTAGAATGGGAGTTGCCTTTGTTAAGGGATTGCAAGGGGATCATCCTAAATATTTAAAAACAGTTGCCACACCTAAGCATTATGCAGTACATAGTGGACCAGAATCTCTTAGGCATGAATTTAATGCTAAGGTTAATAAAAAAGACATGTATGAGACATATCTACCGGCTTTTAAAGAAACTGTAAAAGAGGGAAAAGCATATTCAATTATGGGTGCTTATAACAGAACAAATGACGAGCCTTGTTGTGCTAGTCCTACTCTGCTGCAAAAAATTTTGAGGGATGACTGGGGATTTGAAGGATTTGTAGTATCTGACTGTGGTGCTATAGAGGATATATATGAACCCCATAAAGTAGCATCCAGTCCGGAAGAAGCAGCAGCTATGGCATTTAAAAATGGTTGTGATTTATGTTGCGGGAAAATATTTAAGAATTTATTAAAAGCAATACAGGAAGGTCTTATAACTGAGGAAGAGGTAGATGTTTCAGTAAAAAGATTATTTATGGCCCGTTTCAAATTGGGAATGTTTGATCCAGAAGAAGAAGTACCATATACTCAGATACCTTACGAGGTAAATAACTGTAATGAGCATATACAATTGGCATTGGATACTGCTAGAGAATCTATGGTATTGTTGAAAAATGAAGGCAATTTGCTGCCTTTAAGCAAGACGTTGGGGACTATTGCTGTTATAGGACCTAATGCTCAATCCCAAAAAATACTATTAGGCAATTATAGCGGTACTCCTTCAGAGTATGTGACGGTACTTGATGGGATTAGAAGAAAGGTATCTCCTGACACTAAAGTTTTATATGCAGAAGGCTGCGAACTAGCCAATACATCTGAAGGATATTGGGGAGCTAAACCCACTAAGGGATTTGCTGAAGCTATAGCCGCTGCCGAACGTGCAGATGCAGTTATTATGTGTATGGGTATATCTCCTGCATTGGAAGGGGAAGAAGGAGAGGTAGCTGAATCTGATGGAGGAGGCGATAGGACAAAATTAGATCTTCCAGGATTACAAGAAGAACTTTTGAAAACTATATATAGCTTAGGTAAACCAGTGGTATTGGTTATATTAAATGGCAGTCCCCTATCTATCAACTGGGCACAGGAAAATATACCCGCAATACTAGAGGCTTGGTATCCTGGAGAACAGGGTGGAAACGCAGTAGCTGATGTTATATTTGGAGATTATAACCCAGCAGGTCGTCTACCTGTAACTTTTGTCAAATCTTTAGATGATATACCTCCATTTACAGACTATAATATGAAGGGTAGAACATATAGGTTTATGGAGAAAGAATCTTTATATCCCTTTGGATATGGCCTTAGTTATACGACATTTGAATATAGCAACTTAAGGTTAAATTCTGATATCATAAAAGTAGGAGAAGGTATAAATGTAAAAGTTGATGTTGAAAATGTTGGTTTTATAGCAGGGGATGAAGTAGTACAATTATATTTAAAGGACATAGAGGCCTCTGTAGATGTACCTATATGGGAGCTTAGGGGAGTTAAACGTATACATTTAGGGCCTTCAGAGAAGAAGACAATAGAGTTTAATATAGCACCTAGACAGATGGCTTTGATAGATGAACAAGGCAGATGCTTACTTGAACCTGGTCAATTTAGGGTATATGTAGGAGGGCAGCAACCTGATAAACGAAGTGAAGTTCTAACAGGCAAAAAGGTATTGTCATGTGAGTTTGAAGTAAAAGGTGGCATATTGGAGATGGAATACTGA
- a CDS encoding AraC family transcriptional regulator yields MIESLNGIYETVNYHDDFKMRIYWNEQYEDYPQHCHNAFEIIMPVENIYKVVIDEEMYNLNPQDIIIIPSNTLHQLYAPSTGYRIIMQFDRFMFGNLDDLNKELYMFYPCVTVTSSSMSNMRKELSSLILSMTTEYFSTLPFREPSIYSMLLRFFTILGRYYTYNDNKLSNIKCKKPIKYMEWLDDVCRYINGNCTENIKIDDVANVAGFSKSNFARLFKQSMDISWYDYLNNCRIMHAEKLLLETDLPIMQVAMKSGFGSIATFNRLFRTKKHCTPTEYKTLYLNNCDTG; encoded by the coding sequence ATGATCGAGAGTTTAAACGGGATCTATGAAACTGTAAATTATCATGATGATTTTAAAATGCGAATTTACTGGAATGAGCAATATGAAGATTATCCGCAGCACTGTCATAATGCTTTTGAAATCATAATGCCTGTTGAAAACATATATAAGGTAGTCATAGATGAAGAGATGTACAATCTAAATCCTCAAGATATTATCATTATCCCTTCAAACACATTACATCAATTATATGCCCCATCTACTGGGTATCGGATTATAATGCAGTTTGATCGTTTTATGTTTGGTAATTTGGACGATTTAAATAAAGAGTTATATATGTTTTATCCTTGCGTGACCGTCACTTCTTCTTCAATGTCCAATATGCGTAAAGAGCTTTCATCACTTATTTTAAGTATGACAACGGAATATTTTTCCACCCTGCCATTTAGAGAGCCATCGATTTATTCCATGCTACTACGTTTTTTCACCATTCTGGGAAGATATTATACATATAATGATAATAAGTTATCAAATATAAAGTGTAAGAAGCCGATTAAATATATGGAATGGTTAGATGATGTGTGTAGATATATAAACGGAAATTGTACTGAGAATATCAAGATAGATGATGTAGCAAACGTTGCCGGATTCAGCAAATCTAATTTCGCACGCCTTTTTAAACAGAGTATGGATATATCTTGGTATGATTATTTGAACAATTGTAGGATCATGCATGCTGAAAAATTATTGCTGGAAACAGATTTACCCATAATGCAGGTTGCTATGAAATCAGGTTTTGGTAGCATCGCGACATTTAACCGTTTATTCAGAACTAAAAAGCATTGTACTCCCACGGAGTATAAAACTCTTTACCTAAATAATTGTGATACAGGTTAA
- a CDS encoding ABC transporter substrate-binding protein, whose amino-acid sequence MKKRILAIFLVCILIMSVTLAGCEKKEGEGTVGDADSSNVKDTDESKDKDNDKDKDKDNDKDTKEVTNDPNVKVINLWSFTDEVPNMLEKYKELNPDFPYEIKTTIIATTDGAYQPALDQALASGGEDAPDIYCAEAAFVLKYTQGDASSYAAPYKDLGIDVDNLIKEADIAQYTIDIGTNPNDDLVGLGYQATGGAFIYRRSIAKDVWGTDDPATIKDKVGPGWDKFFDAAKDLKAKGYGIVSGDGDIWHAVENSSEKGWIVDGKLYIDPLREEFLDLSKKLKDNGYHNDTQDWQDAWYADMKDAGPQKIFGFFGPAWLINYVMAGNSGGEKPGEGTYGDWAVCEPPVGFFWGGTWVLANKDSKVKAAVGDIIKWITLDSSETGLQYFWANGTLNGPEGTKDTVASGTVMKKSDGALDFLGGQNMFDVFVPAGEFATGTNLTQYDETINTYWREQVREYTAGNKSREQAIADFKQQVADNLDIIVE is encoded by the coding sequence ATGAAAAAACGTATTTTGGCTATTTTTTTAGTCTGTATACTGATTATGTCTGTTACATTAGCAGGTTGTGAAAAGAAAGAAGGAGAGGGGACGGTGGGTGACGCCGATTCTTCTAATGTCAAAGATACTGATGAATCTAAAGATAAAGACAATGATAAGGACAAAGACAAAGACAATGACAAAGATACTAAGGAAGTCACCAACGATCCTAATGTGAAGGTTATAAACCTTTGGAGTTTTACCGACGAAGTTCCTAATATGCTTGAAAAGTACAAGGAGCTTAACCCTGATTTTCCTTATGAAATTAAGACTACTATTATAGCTACTACAGATGGTGCATATCAACCTGCCCTCGATCAAGCACTTGCAAGTGGCGGCGAGGATGCTCCAGACATTTATTGTGCAGAGGCTGCGTTTGTATTAAAGTACACACAAGGTGATGCCTCTAGCTATGCCGCACCCTATAAAGATCTTGGTATTGATGTGGATAACCTTATAAAAGAGGCTGACATTGCCCAATATACGATTGATATAGGCACAAATCCTAATGATGATCTTGTAGGACTCGGATATCAGGCTACCGGTGGTGCGTTCATATATCGCCGTTCTATTGCGAAAGATGTTTGGGGTACTGATGATCCTGCAACTATCAAGGATAAAGTAGGGCCTGGTTGGGATAAGTTCTTTGATGCTGCTAAAGATCTTAAAGCAAAGGGCTATGGTATTGTATCTGGCGATGGTGATATATGGCATGCAGTTGAAAACAGTTCAGAAAAGGGTTGGATTGTAGATGGCAAGCTTTATATCGATCCCCTACGTGAGGAATTCTTAGATCTCTCTAAGAAACTCAAGGACAATGGTTATCATAATGATACCCAGGATTGGCAGGATGCTTGGTACGCTGATATGAAAGATGCTGGTCCTCAGAAAATATTTGGTTTCTTTGGCCCTGCATGGCTCATTAACTATGTTATGGCGGGAAATTCCGGTGGAGAGAAACCAGGTGAGGGAACATACGGTGATTGGGCAGTATGTGAGCCACCAGTTGGATTCTTCTGGGGAGGTACATGGGTGCTAGCAAATAAGGACAGCAAGGTAAAGGCTGCTGTGGGTGATATAATTAAATGGATTACCCTTGACAGTTCTGAAACCGGGCTTCAATACTTCTGGGCTAATGGTACCCTCAACGGTCCCGAAGGTACAAAGGATACAGTTGCTTCTGGTACAGTTATGAAGAAGTCTGACGGTGCACTTGACTTCTTGGGTGGGCAGAATATGTTTGATGTATTCGTTCCTGCAGGTGAATTTGCTACCGGAACAAACTTGACACAATATGACGAGACAATCAACACCTACTGGCGTGAGCAGGTACGTGAGTATACTGCCGGTAATAAGAGCCGCGAACAGGCTATAGCTGATTTCAAGCAGCAAGTTGCTGATAATCTTGATATTATTGTGGAGTAG
- a CDS encoding carbohydrate ABC transporter permease produces the protein MKRKSVSYAKYGYIFSIPFVVIFLIFSLYPIIYTAVIGFTDLKGLGRTDIKFLEDPFMNFKAVLKNPSFIKSLSNTAVIWVINFIPQILIALMLTAWFTNQRYKMRGQGVFKVLFYMPNIITAATIAILFNSLFGYPKGPVNDLFKMLGLSDEPINFLINQWTARGIVAFIQFWMWYGYTMIVLIAGVTGINPAIFEAAEIDGATNTQTFFHITLPNLRTIMLYMLVTSMIGGLQMFDIPKLFLNGGPDNATLTTSVFIYNQAFSGSYMYNRAAAASMIMFVIAVILSGILFYIMRDKYEVQRKKEAKKALKQKNGKILEGGQRYGI, from the coding sequence TTGAAAAGAAAAAGCGTTAGCTATGCTAAATATGGTTATATATTTTCTATACCTTTCGTAGTCATATTCCTTATATTTTCGCTGTATCCTATAATCTATACTGCTGTTATCGGTTTTACCGATCTTAAAGGATTGGGCAGGACGGATATTAAATTTTTGGAGGATCCTTTTATGAATTTTAAGGCTGTCCTCAAAAATCCATCTTTTATAAAATCGCTATCAAATACAGCGGTGATATGGGTTATTAACTTTATTCCACAAATTCTTATAGCACTTATGCTTACAGCATGGTTTACCAATCAACGTTATAAGATGAGGGGTCAAGGTGTATTTAAAGTTTTGTTTTATATGCCTAATATTATTACGGCTGCAACAATAGCCATACTTTTCAATTCATTATTTGGGTATCCTAAAGGGCCTGTTAATGATCTGTTCAAGATGTTGGGATTATCCGATGAACCGATTAATTTCCTAATTAATCAGTGGACAGCGAGGGGGATCGTGGCATTTATCCAGTTTTGGATGTGGTATGGTTATACCATGATAGTGCTTATTGCAGGCGTAACAGGCATAAACCCTGCAATTTTTGAGGCGGCAGAGATTGATGGTGCAACAAATACACAAACTTTTTTCCATATAACCCTACCCAATTTGAGGACTATAATGCTCTATATGTTAGTTACTAGTATGATCGGTGGTTTGCAGATGTTCGATATACCAAAACTATTTTTGAATGGAGGTCCAGATAACGCTACACTAACAACAAGTGTTTTTATTTATAATCAGGCGTTCAGCGGGAGCTATATGTATAATCGTGCAGCAGCTGCAAGTATGATTATGTTTGTTATAGCGGTGATATTGTCAGGTATACTTTTCTATATTATGCGTGATAAATACGAAGTACAACGAAAAAAAGAAGCAAAGAAAGCATTAAAACAAAAAAATGGGAAAATCCTGGAAGGAGGTCAACGGTATGGAATATAA
- a CDS encoding carbohydrate ABC transporter permease: protein MEYNNKKSRSSYAAIIIKYIVCILLGILSILPFWIMFMNATRGTYEIQQNSISLLPSNHFVSNLNILRGKSFNPAKGFLNSLIISSGATICTVYFSLLTAYALVAYDWRMRQPFFTFIMAIMMIPAQVSGIGFYQFMYKLHWTNSFLPLILPAIASPTAVFFMRQYLLGALSLDLVDSARIDGAGEFSIFNRMILPIAKPAMATQAIFAFVGSWNNLFTPMILLTDRDKYTMPIMVSLLRGDIYKTEYGSIYLGLSLTVLPLFIIYFILSKYIIEGVALGSIKE, encoded by the coding sequence ATGGAATATAATAATAAAAAATCTCGCTCTAGCTATGCAGCGATAATAATTAAATATATTGTTTGCATTTTACTGGGTATTTTAAGCATATTACCATTTTGGATTATGTTTATGAACGCGACGCGGGGAACATATGAGATTCAACAGAATTCCATATCATTATTGCCTTCCAATCATTTTGTAAGCAATCTAAACATCCTGCGTGGAAAGAGTTTTAATCCAGCTAAGGGTTTTTTAAATTCGCTAATAATATCTTCAGGTGCGACAATTTGCACTGTGTACTTTTCATTACTTACTGCCTATGCATTAGTAGCATACGATTGGAGAATGCGTCAGCCATTTTTCACATTTATAATGGCAATTATGATGATTCCTGCACAGGTATCTGGTATCGGTTTTTATCAGTTTATGTATAAACTTCATTGGACTAACAGTTTTTTACCACTGATATTACCAGCGATAGCTTCACCTACGGCAGTATTCTTTATGAGACAATATTTACTTGGCGCGCTATCATTGGATCTTGTTGATTCTGCACGAATAGACGGTGCTGGCGAGTTTAGTATATTTAATAGGATGATTTTGCCGATTGCAAAACCGGCCATGGCTACACAGGCAATTTTCGCCTTTGTGGGAAGTTGGAACAATTTATTTACGCCGATGATATTGCTTACTGATCGTGATAAATACACAATGCCTATAATGGTAAGCCTATTGCGTGGAGACATCTATAAGACGGAGTATGGCTCAATATATTTAGGATTGTCTTTGACGGTGTTGCCTCTATTTATAATATATTTTATACTATCAAAGTATATAATAGAGGGAGTTGCGCTGGGCAGTATTAAGGAGTAA
- a CDS encoding 3D domain-containing protein: MEPNKPGGLKHRNMIVLLIALGLMVGAMTGFAYQASNGSNNKQVLIDDDGQTVEVLTRENTVGEVLERYNIKLDKGDVVTPDLDENLEQDSSITIRRAMPITVVADGQQKEIYLTEGTIKEAIAEAQVKLNENDLVNYALDDNITPRAYVVITRVDNKVLVEKDSIPFKTVTRNNDKLYEGTKKVVQEGKNGELHKEIEVEYRDGLEVNRQLKDEKVAVKPVDKVIEIGTAKKPEPKTITVASRGASRTKKKTSSVAKTTASRGGSRSTQTSEASNKSSGEVFRATAYTYTCDGGSRTATGVVPKPGMIAVDPRVIPLKSTVYVEFPKGWEHLNGYYKAMDTGGAIKGNRIDVFMANESLCRNFGRRSVKIYFKK, translated from the coding sequence ATGGAACCTAATAAACCGGGCGGTTTAAAGCATAGGAATATGATTGTGCTGTTAATTGCCCTGGGCTTAATGGTAGGAGCTATGACAGGGTTTGCTTATCAAGCATCAAATGGCAGTAATAATAAACAGGTGCTAATAGATGATGATGGGCAAACGGTAGAGGTTTTAACTAGAGAAAATACCGTAGGAGAAGTATTAGAACGTTATAATATAAAGCTCGATAAAGGTGATGTTGTAACACCTGATTTAGATGAAAATCTAGAACAAGACTCCTCCATAACTATACGAAGGGCTATGCCAATCACTGTAGTAGCTGATGGACAACAAAAGGAGATTTACTTAACTGAAGGTACTATAAAAGAAGCAATAGCCGAAGCGCAAGTTAAGTTGAATGAGAACGATTTAGTAAACTATGCATTAGATGATAATATAACGCCAAGGGCGTATGTAGTTATAACTCGTGTAGACAACAAGGTATTAGTAGAAAAAGATTCCATACCATTTAAAACAGTAACTAGAAACAACGATAAGTTATATGAAGGTACTAAGAAAGTGGTGCAGGAAGGTAAAAATGGCGAACTGCATAAGGAGATAGAGGTGGAATACAGGGATGGTCTGGAGGTAAATAGACAGCTAAAAGATGAAAAGGTAGCTGTTAAGCCGGTAGATAAGGTAATAGAAATAGGTACAGCAAAGAAACCGGAACCTAAGACTATAACGGTGGCATCTAGGGGTGCTTCCCGTACTAAAAAGAAAACGTCTAGTGTTGCAAAAACTACTGCATCTAGAGGCGGGAGCCGATCAACCCAGACATCAGAAGCCAGCAATAAATCTAGTGGAGAGGTATTTCGTGCTACAGCCTATACCTATACATGTGATGGAGGCAGTAGAACAGCTACAGGAGTAGTTCCTAAACCTGGTATGATAGCAGTAGATCCTAGGGTTATACCATTAAAATCTACTGTATATGTAGAATTTCCAAAGGGTTGGGAACATCTGAATGGATATTATAAGGCCATGGATACTGGTGGCGCCATAAAGGGTAATAGAATAGATGTATTTATGGCAAATGAAAGCCTGTGCCGTAACTTTGGCCGTAGAAGTGTAAAAATATATTTTAAAAAATAA
- the rsmA gene encoding 16S rRNA (adenine(1518)-N(6)/adenine(1519)-N(6))-dimethyltransferase RsmA: MEKFTQSLTSPKALNDIISRHGFSFSKTLGQNFLIDRNILDKIIDGANISPGDNVLEVGPGVGTLTRELAGKAKDVVAVEIDKALMPILEETLGDLDNVSIVQGDILKLDLYDLIARYFDDERFKVVANLPYYITTPIIMNFLESGVPVDSIIVMVQKEVAQRMAAQPCSKDYGALTVAVNYYSKPRIITKAPASVFMPKPKVDSMVIALDRREEPPVLVGDKELFFKVIKSAFSMRRKTLLNSLSNLEAYTGLTKDALRSALNACGIDGGRRGETLSIEEFAMVTNSINDILKKD, translated from the coding sequence GTGGAGAAATTTACACAATCTTTAACATCGCCAAAGGCGTTAAATGATATTATAAGCCGCCATGGTTTTTCTTTTAGCAAGACCTTAGGGCAGAATTTTCTCATTGATAGAAATATACTGGATAAAATAATCGATGGGGCTAATATATCGCCAGGTGATAATGTACTGGAAGTAGGCCCAGGTGTAGGAACACTGACTAGGGAATTAGCAGGTAAAGCCAAGGACGTAGTAGCAGTGGAGATCGATAAGGCATTGATGCCCATATTGGAAGAAACCCTAGGAGATTTAGATAATGTTTCAATAGTGCAAGGTGATATATTAAAACTGGATTTGTATGATCTTATTGCTAGATATTTTGATGATGAACGATTTAAAGTGGTTGCAAATCTGCCATACTATATAACTACACCTATTATAATGAATTTCTTAGAGAGTGGTGTACCGGTGGATAGCATAATAGTCATGGTGCAGAAGGAAGTAGCCCAGAGGATGGCTGCACAGCCATGCAGCAAGGATTATGGCGCCCTTACAGTAGCAGTCAACTATTATAGCAAGCCTCGTATAATAACAAAGGCGCCAGCTAGTGTATTTATGCCAAAGCCTAAAGTGGATTCTATGGTTATAGCATTGGATAGGCGGGAGGAGCCGCCAGTATTGGTAGGGGACAAGGAATTATTTTTTAAAGTAATAAAATCTGCATTTTCAATGAGGCGCAAGACCCTTTTAAACAGTCTGTCCAATCTGGAAGCATATACAGGCCTTACTAAGGATGCTTTAAGAAGTGCATTAAACGCCTGTGGCATAGATGGCGGGCGTAGAGGAGAGACATTGAGTATAGAAGAATTTGCTATGGTGACAAACAGCATAAATGATATATTAAAAAAGGATTAG
- a CDS encoding phosphoenolpyruvate carboxykinase (ATP) yields the protein MATIEHFKISEIKAKNPINSQIRSTIETGFYGNNVQRISTIKEAYKLAAASPGTIVTDIPVYKPEEIGLDPESKVLLFNDGKVKGRAAAARRILGEPGVDQEEYAGKIREALYDTRYRKLYHATAYIGLDKDFMVKAHLLIPENHENIMYSWMLNFQYITEHFYDMYKDSKLLENEGDIYIFSDPDWKHPDHPMGLSFFDPQHNCAAILGMRYFGEHKKGTLTLAWGIANRHGYASCHGGQKRYNLSDGRKVVLGVFGLSGSGKSTITHARHDGKYDITVLHDDAFVISTEDGSSIALEPSYFDKTQDYPMDSPDNKFLLTVQNTGATLDENGNVVLLTEDVRNGNGRAIKSKLWSPNRVDKFGEPCNAIMWIMKDPTLPPLVKINSPVLASVMGATLATKRTSAERLAEGVDPNALVVEPYANPFRTYPLAEDYKKFKALFEERNVACYIINTGAFMGKKVTKETTLGLVEQIVEGTAKFESLGNLSGLEYIPVEGFEPDFNDAEYRKQFIARMKDRAQFIESRNTFKEGFDKLPEEALNAMNKVVSEAEQI from the coding sequence ATGGCAACTATAGAACATTTTAAAATAAGTGAAATAAAGGCTAAGAACCCCATAAATTCTCAGATTCGCTCCACTATTGAAACTGGCTTTTATGGTAATAATGTGCAAAGAATCAGTACAATCAAAGAGGCATATAAATTAGCAGCAGCTTCACCTGGAACTATCGTTACAGATATACCCGTTTATAAGCCTGAGGAAATAGGTCTTGATCCAGAATCGAAGGTTCTCCTATTTAATGATGGTAAGGTAAAGGGACGTGCTGCAGCTGCAAGACGTATTTTAGGCGAGCCTGGCGTAGATCAGGAAGAATATGCAGGAAAAATAAGAGAAGCTCTATATGACACCAGATACAGAAAACTCTACCATGCAACAGCGTATATTGGTTTGGATAAGGATTTTATGGTAAAAGCCCATCTGCTTATCCCAGAAAATCATGAAAATATAATGTATTCATGGATGCTTAATTTCCAATATATCACGGAACATTTTTATGACATGTATAAAGATTCCAAACTATTAGAAAATGAAGGAGATATCTACATATTCTCCGATCCAGATTGGAAACATCCCGATCATCCAATGGGACTGTCATTCTTTGATCCACAGCACAACTGTGCTGCCATACTAGGCATGAGATACTTTGGAGAACACAAAAAAGGTACCCTCACCCTGGCTTGGGGTATTGCAAATCGTCACGGATATGCTTCCTGCCATGGTGGTCAGAAACGTTACAACCTTTCCGATGGTAGAAAAGTTGTTCTAGGTGTATTTGGTCTATCTGGCTCTGGTAAATCTACCATCACCCATGCACGTCATGACGGTAAATATGATATCACAGTGCTTCACGATGATGCTTTTGTAATATCCACAGAGGACGGCTCTTCAATAGCGCTTGAGCCATCATATTTCGATAAAACACAGGATTACCCAATGGATTCTCCAGACAACAAATTTTTACTGACCGTTCAAAATACCGGTGCTACCCTCGATGAGAATGGCAACGTAGTACTGCTTACAGAAGATGTACGAAACGGTAATGGACGTGCTATAAAATCTAAACTCTGGTCTCCAAATAGAGTTGACAAGTTTGGCGAACCATGTAATGCAATAATGTGGATCATGAAGGATCCTACCTTACCACCTCTTGTTAAGATAAACAGCCCAGTACTAGCATCTGTAATGGGTGCAACCCTCGCTACAAAGAGGACATCCGCTGAAAGACTAGCTGAAGGTGTAGATCCTAATGCATTGGTTGTTGAGCCATATGCAAATCCATTTAGAACTTATCCCTTGGCTGAGGATTATAAGAAATTCAAAGCCCTATTTGAAGAACGAAATGTTGCATGCTATATAATAAATACTGGTGCTTTTATGGGTAAAAAGGTAACCAAAGAAACCACTCTAGGTTTGGTAGAACAGATAGTTGAAGGTACCGCTAAATTCGAGAGCCTAGGAAATCTATCTGGCCTTGAATATATCCCTGTAGAAGGCTTCGAACCAGACTTTAACGATGCTGAATATAGAAAGCAGTTTATCGCTAGAATGAAGGACAGAGCTCAATTTATAGAATCACGCAATACCTTCAAAGAAGGATTTGATAAACTACCTGAAGAGGCATTGAATGCTATGAATAAGGTAGTATCAGAAGCAGAACAAATATAA